TGCATAATCAGAGTAGAATTGTGTTCTtcaaacaacagcatgagccaaAATGAATGAATTCCAGCATTTACAGCTCAACATCTTGCACCACTTTCAACAACAAAATTGAAGGAGGCAAGCTTGGATTATAACTCTCAGGATTCCATTCCTCTAAACCAGCTAAGCACAATGACGATCATAATCCACTGTCAAAGATGTAAGTTAAGATTCTTTGTGGAACAGTGTcctgatcttagcgctacaattaGTGTGAGACAATGTTAGAGCAGGAGAGAAGATTCTTTGTGGAATGGGTTCTGAGATGAAATAATTGTTAAATGGGCAAAGGTCAATGTGGACAAACAATCTTAGTGACAAGACAGCTGTATTCCTATACTCTAACCATGACATGAATCAGTACTGAGTACACTAAACCCGTCGGCATACATTACCCTGCTGTACCCCTATATGTAGAGTGGTCATATTAGCTGTTCTGGCTGTAATTTACATTACAAATGTTTTACGTCTGCATGACATATCTCCATAAACATGCCACCAGAGTTCCACACAGGGGATTGTTCAGGAAGCTGATTCATCATGCACCATAAACACCACCACTGTCTTCATTTGTTTTGAGGATTCGCATGAATTTGGTAACATATGCCCTAAATAAAATTACCCTGCAATGCACATCTGCTCTTTAAACCCTTACTTACAAGGATTGTACATGATTCTACTTTATGGAAAATGAAGTTGTTGATCATCAATAGTCCACTAAGAGTAGCAAACGAATAGCCATGAAACCTCTGCAATTTAACAGCTCCTTGTTTAGCCCAGCATACAGAGGATTGGAATCATAACTGTATGGTCTGAGAAAATCTCTCTTGGATGAAAAGAAAGTGTAGAAATGGAGCTAAAAGATGTCAATGAAGataaaatacacacaaaaagtGTTTTGTGTTATCAAGGTTAAAATCTGGAATATTCATAAGAACTAACAAATACTGGACACATCAGGATGACTGTCACCCCTCTACTAATCTTTTAACTAATacctttttaaaaataaacactCAGAATATTAATTTAAGTTGTATGAGGATGAGAATATATGATCTAAATAAAACCTAGCCTCTTACAATACATTTTTACCAAACTATGTATGAACTTGGTGCCTGTTTCTACCAGTTACCACGATGCCACTTTAAAACTTGTtttcatatgtattttattacagaaaatatgttatatatgcacaaccatttaaatgtcaaaattgaTAAAAATGTAATGTCTGAATACCTGTTTACAAATAATACTCTTGTTCTGTAATACACAACAGGAAACTATGGTAACATACACTCAAGGCCAAGTTTTTCATTACTTATTTCAGTTGGTTATTATCTGTATGCTAATGCAATGAAAATCTTAACTTATGTGCTCATTATTTGTACTTTGAATACGTGGTTACACATTCTGACTTGATGaacatgtttttaaacataGGCTATGTATGTACATTAACTGCAGCTGTTACAAATAAGATGTTGAACCAGAGAAGAAAATTAGTCTGTGTTTCAAGAAATACTGTCTACATTATCCTACAACCAGTAACTAACACATGGAAAAAGTTCAACATTTCTGCCTATTTTGTTTTATCCTATTTCTTGCATGTAAGCAATGAAAAAAGTTTGGATTAAGATAATTAGTAACTATCACATAACAAAGTTAACAATATCacaaatgttttggaaatgcTGATCAAACACAACTATatgatatgtacatatacacagtAACCACGGCGATCTACCTGACCAACAGAACCTACGAACCTACCGCAGCAAAGTGGTCAGTCAAACCACAATTGGGAACACACAACAGAATATGTACAATCTCACAGAATGTGTGCCAATTAAAATGttgacaatattttctttctcaGCAGTTGTAAGAGTCTGCTTATTAAGCACCAGCAATGCATTACATTGCTGATACCAgctgcataaaacaaaacatcaaatgtcATCCACAAAATACTAAAACCAGCTAAAAATTGAGAAGTTTGCAGATTACAAAGGTAGATCATATTGATAAAATCATACAACATCTTTGTTCTATCAAGACAGTGTGTTGGTACAAATGataatacagtggaatctgtcaataCCTGCATCTGTCCAAttcggcaagttgtcaacactggtatAAAATCTCAGCCCCAACCATGGGTTGTACATTTATcgtcagctctacaatctggcacacTGTCTAACTCTAagccagattatttcttcaatcccaatgagtgccggtttagacagcttccagtgTGCCTTTATCAAGCAAGTATTGGCGAAGGTACCAGGATCACCACCAAGAAATCACCAATGTCAGAAGAATACAAGTGTTAATCCCTCAGTCAGTTTTTGTCTTTCCTGGTCAAGTACTTACATATCATTTGAAATGGGCCATACTTTAAATAAAGGGTTACCATGATCATATTTGTACATGGTGAAACTTGGACAGGTAAGGTTCATTGGTATTTCTGGAAATCATAGGAAATGTATTCATCAATTTACATTTTGATGTCAGCTCACTAACAGCAATGCCGATAATTGAATGTTTAATATCACATAAGATCAAGCACACTTGACAGCATGAGTAAATGAAGATTCACTGTGTTTCCAAGGTAAAACATCTAAAACACTTAAAGTTTTATGTCTGACAGGCTCCTTAGTCACTGACAGAACCAGCAAGTCTTAGCCATTGATGGAGATATGAGTGGGTCTCTAAGAAAATATGCTACTAAAACAAAAGTAACATTCTTGACCAACATGTACCATATTTGTTATAATAAAACCAGGCATAACACGTTAaatatctttgtagtaaataatTTCATTCAAACTATTTTTCTCTTAACTAGGAATACACCTCCaggtgtttgtatttttgcaaAAAAATGTTCACTGAAAAAAATGTGTCACCCTGTAAAGATTACCTACAGGCTTGTCTACAAATTTGTCAGAGGGTGTTGATTAGAGCTCCATAACACAGGAAATATGGTAAATTGATTGACCTCTTCATACCTAAAGATGCCAAAACTGCTAAAACTATCACAATATTCACAGATGTGATCACAGTTTAAAAATATACTAATCACTgccaacaaaaacaatgtaatCAAAATTCataagaaaacaatatttttcagatcGAAAGTGACAGAGTCTGTCCTTGATTGCCCTCAACATAATCAACCTGGCATCTGGATGGGACTTCTTTGGTACGGAGAGATCAGATCTGTTTCAGCCTCTTTACAAACGGATTCTGAAGGAGCTGAAGCACAGAAACAGTAAGATTCAGTATCCCTGTATCTTAACAACATGCAAACAATGATTTAGTAAaaaattaaaggtcacatgcaaccaaaaatttaaacataattaaagcaCAATTATCACCTATTCATGACAAACAGCATGCCTCAAAACGAGGCATCCTGGAGACGAATCCGGTCAGAGCAGATGGGTGTAGCAAAGACTTTTCATAGACTGGTTAATCTGCCGCTATGCCGAAactcattgtgtgtatatagagatgatctgtttgattcgcatttcagaagtatggtgagtatTAAAGAAGGAAGATATtttatgggtaacaacttcttttattgtatatgatgcaatGGTTTGGTATGAATTCATACACTTTTGTCAAGTAAGAGTGATAATGGTATAAAATCCACACCAAAATGTTGCATCATATACAAAAGAAGAAGTTGGTATCCACaaataatgtatatagagatattGGGTTTTGTAAgtacatgctctctgcatttccCTTCCAatccaatcaacaaatactgagatggtgaactattgcatggctggaaactgtcgtttgTCCAAGTAGAAAGCACAACTTGAAACTAAAAATCTGAGTTTGCATGGGTTTCTGTCCAATCCAGTCCTCCGGTAAAAAtagatgcagtttgtttgcaacccacataTATAATAACACCttgtgtgtacaagtatcacacctgaaTGTCTCTGTTATtatataatgtgacagagacagatcccaggtgcacgagccttaaatcaatgtattctgtttatggtgtttatagcctgataggtgttattttcaaactgcatgtggtccATGagtgaagctgtgtattgcatactgtcattagcagacaggcaggcagacacataggtgtcaataaaacagacattgagttttgtcagtgacagagaCAGCCAGTAACAATCAGGGAGACTCTAGATTATCcctatcacaatcaacataccTTTCTATGCCTACAAGGGCATGtgctaaaacatttcagttttcaagctgagcaattttcagcaatgaaattagtatttctaatgctgCACTTTCTTGAAGATTTGGTTTGCAAATATGCATGTATAGGACCAGTGTACatttattactgcagacccaagattcttgtaatcacaagaaacatctctgtACTCTAACTTTGACCGTAGTGATAATCCTTGCAtgcatcacttgctgtgtttgtaCAAGTCGCCTTCCCGGGTTAAGCCACAGGAACCTAAACACTGTGCTTGCACTATGGGTGCAGctggtgaaaccactttttcccctgtgctgggggaaaattagtgaatcgtgtGAGATTTGCGGGCTTTTTTCACCACGTtagttttcaaatttcaaactccTAGGGATAGCAACACAGATTGTGTGAAGGATAAAACTTACTTGACAAAGTCTGGAGCTTTGGATATAACATGTTCGAACTCAGCAAATGACaaagaatcatcatcatcaaggtctgccTCTTCAAGGATCTGAAACCCAGGTGATCATATGAAAACCAGTGTTGGGTTTAAAGCCATGTTGAGTAAATTTTGTGTTTGAGTAATATTATGGAATCTCATTTCAGAAGAAAGTCTGGAGGAGTGCAGGCATTACTTGCACATCATGAAACACAGATACACAAGTCAAGTACCACAGATGTGCATGTCAGGTAACACAGATAAATTCTTGTCATGTATTCCATATACCGGTATACTAGTTGTATATCGCAGATAAACAAGTCATAGAATACAGAGGATACCAGAGATGTAGTTTAGATATACTAGTCAAGTACCACATGTATTTAGTTGTTTACCTCAATTATACTGGTTAAGTACCAATTCTCATAGAATGTAACTGTTGTGAAACATAAAATTTGGACACCATGGTAATCAGACGTACATTATCTATGAGTTGTTGCATGTCCTCATCAGACAACTTCTGATCAGCGTTCTGAAAACTTGTCAGATGATCAACAACCTGACGCAGGTCTCCACTTGATAACATGTCGTCCTCATCAAAATCTGCGAAAAAGAAACACCATCACTGGCCTAGTTGGGTTTGATGCCACTTCCATGGCCGTGGAAGTGGAGCAGTGGAATCTATGATCACATGCAAGAAtatttgactgactgactgagttggattttagcaatattccacaatatGACAGagaaagacaccagaaatgcactTCACATATTGGGCAACATCACTGCCCCTACTCTTTGGCAGAAGTATGGCAGTGACACTGCCATGTACCATGTTATACCAGACAGGTACTATGTATGTACAATTCATCGTTGCCACAATGCACAAAACACTGCATCAAAGTCAGACATTGTTACAGACGGAGATAGTCAAGTTGAACAGACAACAAAATAAGACTGATGGTAATGGTCAAAAGTGTCTTTGACCATGAAAGCAGGTGCCTTAAAGATGCATGTACAGGGTGCAAAACTTACGAAAATAAGACATTCCGCCTTGAGACATCATCTTACCATATATTCTGAAGGCATATTCAACCTTGACATTCTTGGGTGCATTATCTGAGAAGACAGACATCATATCGAGAAAATCTTCAAATGTCATATTGCCTTGGCCGTCAGATGAAAACACCTGGCAGATCCGTTCCCCAAAAGGGTTCACCTGTAGATACAGACATGGTTAGGGTTTCATAAATGTCATACAAACTTGATCCACAGCTTTTCATGTCCACAATGTGCAAAGGTGAACCAGGATGTAACAGCAAGACAGTTAGGGAGACATGTATGCAAGCAAGGACTGGTTTAACAGTGAAAGCCCTCTTTCACAGATATCCCACTCACCTTCAGTTCAGGAAGCTCCAGTACCTTGCCCTTTGGGAGTTTGCAGTTCCTGTCAGCATCTACAGATGTGCTGTCTAAATTATAAAATCTCTTgtagacactgaaacaaatacaacatGACTGCTACCAAGGTAATGAGTCAGTAATATGTGGtatgtaaacaataaaaaacaatagCATTATCACCATGTCAGCTGCATATGGACAGAAATACTATATTGACAGAGCTCTTAGGCTCAAAAACTGTTGGTGAAACCCAAGACTTCTGACTCTTGAGACTCATATGCAGATCCTCAAAAGGCAAAGGGACAAAATTCTCGACAACAAACTGAGAAGCCTCGGCTAGTTGTATCGTGTTCAGTGATAACCATTAATTACTAAAGAAGACATGGAAGATGAAGTTTTCATGTCACCACATTCACTGGTCCAACAGTTCTACAGGAGATACTGTCACAAAAGACTGTCTGTCATGAAATAACATGCAAAGACATAGTCCAGATGGCCTTCTGACGAGACCTTCTGTCCAAATTGTCGTATTTTCTGATTACTGTGAATATGTGTATAAAATTGGCAATAACAATGAAATTGAATTTTCTTTTAatacatttaaattttaaacattGCAATGACTTTGAGACACaacaaaatatcatgaatatattcaccTCCTGATTTAGTGTTAACACTACATTCACAAATCCAAACAATATCTGGGaaaattgtacatgtattttgtaagGTGGCAGAACTCCAGAGAACAATATTAAAGCAACCATAAACAAGATCAGGGTACAGTGACAATGGATGTTAGAACCAGACTGGATTGGTAAGGACATTTCCTATCCAGGAATTCCTTCGGGAAGAATCAGAACACTTACTGTAGAATTTCCTTCTTGGTCAGATAGGTTAATGtctgaaaacaatacaaatatgttaAATTATTACTAAATTCAAACAAATTTAATCATTACTAAATAAGGCTAGACCAATTATATTTCTCATTTTTCTCAGATCCCCCAGTTGtaatttttcaagaataagagaaaaaaaataataatcaatTTGTCTGGTCTTACAATTTGCATTTCTTGGGTTGAACATAaataatacattataaaataaGTATCTGACAAGGGTAAATAAGAAGATCTGAAAATGAGAATATATTGAGTTTCTACTGCAAGGCTGAAAACACCTTATATTACTGTTGCATATCTGATTTGTTTCACTGGTGTAAAAGACACTGACACATTaaatgctaaatagcattcagaatcgttcggatacgaaccttttcaagataaaaagttcataaaggatgtgcgaatgtgcactttcgcgatttggtaagctgtgttctgattggtcaatctcataggttacctgatgcgaccttctactaggttttgttagactcagtggtggagtgtaacgaaaagtactgaggataagtttacttagactgatttaGAAGTAGAGTACATAAGAAAAGAAAGATTTATTAATGTAaatttctttattgtgaaaacaagatatttctgagtgtatgcttgctccttcatagGTGAATGGTAGGTGGGTACTACGGTAGGGAGCACCATGGGGTGTGGTACATCACagtggggcacaccagaaatggccttcacacaaaCCACCAATGTATGGAATTGAACATGGCAGTTTGGTATGATGATAACGAACACTCTAACctctaggttaccccaccgcccctgaatGAAGGCAGGTGACCCACAATCCTGTATCCATGGTAATTTAACTTCATTATaatacattgtacatatatgtgtttttgttgccTTTCAACCTTCTTGCTTTGAATCATACAATCACTTATTGTTCGCAGATATCCCTATATTCCAGCTTCCTGTATGGAAGAGTGACAAGCGAACAATATCACTGCATCAGGGAGTTGACaagatttcaaaacatgaatatGTTTCACATCTGATGATACATGAAACAAGACCTTTACTACTTATATATTTATCTTTATTTTTTCAATTACACACATTTATACAGCACCAATATCCAGATCACCAGTTCAACAGTGCTTTGTTTTCCCCTTGATCATTAGATGTCAGTCTCAAACGGCACAGTTAtcaatttcaactccctggcaatcatacaactcttgcagccaccaGGATCACCGAGTTCCTGTGGTTTTCCCATCCTTGCAAGTTACCCATTCACACCCATTCATTTCACACCCTGTCACAGGTGGGTTCGATACCGTCACCTTGAGCTTGCTCACCCACAATGGGAGCTTGAGTTTACATGGCATGTTACTTAGGACAGGACACAAACTGACACAACTACACACATCACCAGCAAAATGCAGAATGAAGAACCATTGCCAGAGACACCTCATATCTGGTTATAATACCTTTCTGTACTGGACTAAAACTAGTCACATGAACATATTCATGAGTAGAAGCTAAATCGATCAAAACATCATCGGGAGATAAACAATGGTCCATGTGTTGAACGTAAAGGAGATGTGTTTGTAGGCTGAACCAGGTCATTGGGGGCTGTCCCACTTGTCCAGTCAGGTAATCCGATGTTATCCAGTTTAAGTGTTGCGCTTGGGTTGCTGGCCCATTATagtcagtttcagtgagctcAGTTCAGATGTCAGTCAATTACTGTCACTTACCCACTGATAAGGTGACATGTCTTTTTCTTTAAGTGGAGTGTAAGTAAGAGATGGGTTTGTTTTATGTCATTGCAGATATGGCAAATGAGCAAGTTCCTTGTTTCTTTCCTAACTGTCTAACTGTCCTAGTCTGATAATTTTCATTATTCCTACAATTGTAGCTTCTGTTATCAGAAACATTCACTGAAGGAAGATCACAATGATAGTCAGGAACCATATGGTTtataattttgtaaaataatgttaatttagaaacttttgtatatatgtatattgttatgaatgtcaaaatgtcaagttATGTAGCATTGTTATTTAAATGCAGAATTAAAATGTTGTTAAAGTTGACCTTCTTAACCTTTTAACCCTTAAAAACATATAACTTTATATTGCTCCCCTTGTCCAGTATTCGACTTTCCAATACAGGCTATAGTCGGTACATCAAagacaaacataacaaacaaaccgGACAGGTTGGACTAACCCATTCATAGATGCTGTGGATTCCTAGCCCTGATTGGTTCATAGACCATGTAGACAGTGATTTCGTGGACATGCataaatttatacaaacctgtagaggttatgaattctttgaagaatgtcctccttggggtacatataagcatttttatgtccattaaaaatccctacgacagttgtaactattttgataataaaatatttacaaaacaaaaaactcgtttttgtcttgtgggaccacctttacagggccccccaggccccctacagccaagagcaggtaactctggccgtctacctcgcacctcacttttcatgctgaacgtatcagacagaatgaggggaggcgggtggccgtaccccaaggaggacattcttcaaagaattcataacctctacaggtttgtataattctttttcagaagaagtcctccttggggtacatataagcattaaacagactcccGAAGAGAAGCAATtgggagtggtattctgtctgacagcaacagtccattcgatcgaagtgcaaatctacaatcacacggaaatagaaaaggcaccgacctggtcacctgaccgctgatgtcaatcaaggcgggggcgtgacaaagctgaggacccgcttgtcaaagcttacatgcccattggctagaatttgggaaatcccaaatgagaaaccccgcccacccaaatcaaagtttggAGACCTGGACGTACGGGACACTCGCCAAACTGAACCTTGTCCATACCGCACTAGCAAGCTAAGCAGggaaatggaaaggaaagtaaGGCACCCAGCCAAAGAGGGCGGGACTAAGAAACCATCACTAAATATCACCGCCGATAAAATGGGAATGGATAGTTACCCAACACCGagtgcaaacagatatagtTATCAAACAAAGCTTAATCAGCTTGAGCAGAACTATTCTGTCTGACTGACCGAACCGAGCACACTCTCGTGAGTGTCTGTTCAGTTGGTAATGACGGTTCTGACGTGGCCACTGCTCTCACTGAGTGAGCTGACAACCCCTTTTTGGGGAGATAAGCCTTTAGGTATATAGACCTTGCAGCCTGCGTATCAGTCGGATAGCCAGCCATTCCGCCACCACAACAGCAAAATAGCTGTTTCTCCGTACGGAGCAAGGCTATTCTCTTAAAATAACTTTAAGAGGTTTCATAACGTCTAATACACGAACCTTACGGTATGTATTATCAGACGACGCAGGCAGCATGCACCCAGTTAGATCGATAGGCGCGGTCATTCGAAGCGAATGATCGAATTTTTTTGGGCGGTATGAATCCGGTAAGCGAATGCTAACCCGATCCTTATGGAACATAGTAAGATCCGGGTCTGAAAACATGACGTGTAAGTCGCTTACACGTCTACCAGACGTAACCGCCACTAAAAAGTCGTTTTCCAACTTAACAGTTGTAACGACGGGTTGGCCAAGTCATAAACGAGAGGAGTGGGTAACCATTCCAATACTCGAGACAAATTTCACGACCGGACGCagtctgtccacgcctgcaagaaaaCGCTGTACCCGGGGGTATTGTCCCAACAAGGCACCCTCAACGGgtatgtggaaggctgaaatagcCAGGGAGTAGCCTCGAATCGTAGAAGCGGCTAAGCCAGATTCTAAACGAGACGGTAAGAACTCCAATACTTCAACTACAGTcgaagaaaagggatcgagaatccctctatttccacaccagcgcgcataacaggctcACCTATCCTCACACTGTACATTTGTGGAATCCGTccacgaagccagaattgtgtctgcaactgatgcaggaattccgctcttttggagacgattccggacagtggccagaccacccactgaatcctggggatTGGGGTGAGGCTGGCCGTCCTGGGATAGTAGGTTCGGTCGCCGCGGTAATAGTACCGGCGGCTACACTAGCGACCTGagtattaccggaaaccagcgttGAGACGGCCAGAGGTGCGAGAAGCACTAGTAGCCgcg
Above is a genomic segment from Haliotis asinina isolate JCU_RB_2024 chromosome 7, JCU_Hal_asi_v2, whole genome shotgun sequence containing:
- the LOC137291896 gene encoding calcium and integrin-binding family member 2-like, producing MGSAQSAFTEQELDDYQTLTYLTKKEILHVYKRFYNLDSTSVDADRNCKLPKGKVLELPELKVNPFGERICQVFSSDGQGNMTFEDFLDMMSVFSDNAPKNVKVEYAFRIYDFDEDDMLSSGDLRQVVDHLTSFQNADQKLSDEDMQQLIDNILEEADLDDDDSLSFAEFEHVISKAPDFVNSFRIRL